The Cylindrospermum stagnale PCC 7417 genome segment CAGCAAAATTTACTTTACCAGACAATTTTGACATTGAGCGGTCGCCTAATGAACATTTAGCGTTTGGTCCTGGTATCCATTTCTGTCTAGGTGCAGTTTTGGCTCGGATGGAATTAAATATTTGCTTCTCTACCTTGCTGAAGCGATTCCCAAATCTTCAGTTTGATTCGACAAAACCTCCCCTTCCCCGTCGTAATACCTTTGTTTTTAAAGGATTTGATGCTTTACCTGTGCGGTTCTAATGACCAGAAACCCAGAAACACCTGAACAGTTGTCTACCAATGACTTAGCAGCAGATAGAACAGAACTAGCTAAATACCGCAGTCGGGCAGCAGCAGACCGCACATTAATGGCGTGGATACGCACCTGTCTTTCGTTAATTGGTTTTGGTTTTGGTATCCCCACCATTGTCAGAGCGATTGAAAATACTCATCTGAGTCATCACCTGAACCCAGTCAGATTTTCGGTAATTGTGGGGTTGTCTTTCATTGTTACGGGAATGTTGGGAATGGTTTTAGGGTTGAGAGAACACAATCGGTTACTCAAACAAATCCAAAATAATCGCTATACCTACGAAACCTCTCACAGTGCGGAAATTATCGGAGTGGCTTTACTCATAATTGGCTTAGTTAGTTTTATTGGTGTGCTAATTAGGGCAATGAATTTATAAATTAACCAGTCCTAAAGAGGATATAGAATTGCGGGGTTTTTGTTAAAAATTACATATTCTCAAGAGGACAGATTTATGTCTCTGCGTGAATACAAACCCGGAAATA includes the following:
- a CDS encoding YidH family protein, producing MTRNPETPEQLSTNDLAADRTELAKYRSRAAADRTLMAWIRTCLSLIGFGFGIPTIVRAIENTHLSHHLNPVRFSVIVGLSFIVTGMLGMVLGLREHNRLLKQIQNNRYTYETSHSAEIIGVALLIIGLVSFIGVLIRAMNL